Proteins encoded within one genomic window of Methanothrix harundinacea 6Ac:
- the tnpC gene encoding IS66 family transposase yields the protein MHEEEIIKQLKAENERLKRENEFQREQIAKLEARLAKYENAHTPPSLRRGRKRKKGYDEGFNGKPGQKEGHKGVSRPRANPDRQVEVAIDLCPDCGAKLGDPIRKESKIIEEIPEPQPIIVTEYKIAHYRCPSCQKEVVASDHDLPAEGRFGNNVIAQTTLLKYEDRLPHRKIQNALKRLHGLTICAATVLDLTRRAADAVQSQYDAILNSVRNAPILYVDETSIKVQGERHWIWVFTTPSETFVVIRKSRGMKVLMEVLTRRFDGIIVCDGWKPYAKFTKRLQRCWAHLLRESKDLADKIEEAVPLHGDLKDLYEELTDALENDPPPEVRMGLLEMARSKLHQWIMKEYMSEKVKKLIGKISNGFEYWFTFIIQPAVEPTNNRAERALREHVVLRKIIGTLRNEKGTSIHERIMTVLATWEQNGLDGLKMLRSSLVS from the coding sequence ATGCACGAAGAAGAGATAATCAAGCAACTTAAAGCTGAGAATGAACGATTAAAGCGTGAGAATGAGTTTCAAAGAGAACAGATAGCGAAGCTTGAAGCTCGACTAGCTAAATATGAGAATGCCCATACTCCGCCGAGCTTGAGACGAGGTCGCAAACGGAAAAAAGGGTATGACGAAGGGTTTAATGGGAAACCAGGCCAAAAAGAGGGTCATAAAGGGGTATCAAGACCTCGTGCCAATCCTGATAGACAAGTCGAAGTCGCCATAGATCTTTGCCCAGATTGCGGAGCCAAGCTTGGCGATCCTATCAGAAAAGAGTCAAAGATCATCGAGGAAATCCCTGAACCCCAGCCGATAATCGTCACCGAATACAAGATTGCTCATTACAGATGTCCATCTTGTCAAAAGGAAGTTGTAGCCAGCGATCATGATCTTCCTGCAGAAGGCAGATTCGGAAACAATGTAATTGCGCAGACAACGTTACTGAAATACGAGGATAGGCTACCCCACAGGAAGATCCAAAATGCACTGAAGCGATTGCATGGACTGACCATATGCGCAGCTACGGTCCTCGATCTGACTCGCAGAGCTGCTGATGCGGTTCAGTCTCAATATGATGCAATTTTAAACAGCGTTCGGAATGCACCAATCCTGTATGTGGATGAAACGTCGATAAAGGTCCAAGGAGAGCGTCACTGGATCTGGGTATTTACCACACCATCTGAGACGTTTGTTGTGATACGAAAGAGTCGTGGGATGAAGGTCCTGATGGAAGTTCTGACAAGAAGATTCGATGGCATCATAGTGTGCGATGGTTGGAAGCCTTATGCCAAATTCACAAAACGGTTACAGCGATGTTGGGCACATCTACTCCGAGAATCAAAGGACCTTGCTGATAAGATTGAGGAGGCGGTTCCTTTACATGGGGATCTCAAGGATCTATATGAAGAACTTACTGATGCTCTAGAAAACGATCCACCACCCGAAGTCAGGATGGGATTGTTGGAAATGGCACGATCAAAGCTCCACCAATGGATTATGAAAGAATACATGAGTGAGAAAGTCAAAAAGCTAATCGGCAAAATTAGTAACGGCTTCGAGTACTGGTTCACGTTTATCATCCAGCCCGCCGTAGAGCCGACCAATAATAGAGCAGAGAGGGCTCTCCGGGAGCATGTCGTTCTGAGAAAGATCATTGGTACACTGCGAAATGAAAAAGGGACTTCGATTCATGAACGAATTATGACCGTGCTGGCGACATGGGAGCAAAATGGACTCGATGGCCTAAAGATGCTAAGATCGAGCCTGGTCAGCTAA
- a CDS encoding alkyl sulfatase dimerization domain-containing protein, producing the protein MFFWLSSASAFEPEAVGANPDLVALNAGWFPPTVYDVTDGVYVAVGYGRANPVLIEGTDGLIVIDPGESTTSAEMVKAAYNEHLDDIFSRKPVKAIIYTHHHDCHINGASVFAGNDSPEVIAHETFEEHLFGPREVVSQIFPIKVYRAVKYAGIRFQNDPGYFVNGGIFPFSVPGPSGYLPPTLTVGERLETNIAGVNLTIVHAPAETTDINYVWLPDKKVIVQIGIFYKSFPAINTLRGASHRDPLNYIASIDDMRTLDAEYMVLIHSGGGPIVGAENISQTLTNARDALQYVHDQTVRLMNQGLTPGEIIEVLELPPHLAEDPNLQEYFGEMDRDIFQIFQQYMGWFTGRSRDIFPTSPREEAEKMAYLAGGVDGLAEKAKASLDEGDVKWAMIFSDHVLLLDPENVEAREVKNSSMLYLAEETKNAQVRNYILSEYLEETGQIRIPIERGFSLMDENIVVYMPMATIFRIMAVSLNATKALDEEYAVGLSLSDDSESAEYALYVRRGIVEVQEGVPEDPKFTIDTDSLSMKNLVLGKLNPEEAVAGGAVEVGGAGPEEFYGFMDLFK; encoded by the coding sequence TTGTTCTTCTGGTTATCGTCGGCATCGGCCTTCGAGCCTGAGGCGGTCGGCGCAAACCCCGACCTCGTCGCCCTCAACGCGGGATGGTTTCCACCCACCGTATACGACGTGACGGATGGGGTTTACGTCGCCGTCGGCTACGGTCGCGCAAACCCGGTCCTGATAGAGGGGACCGACGGGCTGATCGTCATCGATCCGGGCGAGAGCACCACCTCCGCAGAGATGGTGAAGGCGGCTTACAACGAGCATCTCGACGACATATTCTCGAGAAAGCCCGTCAAGGCGATCATCTACACCCACCACCACGACTGCCACATAAACGGAGCTTCGGTCTTTGCGGGAAACGATTCTCCGGAGGTCATCGCCCACGAGACCTTTGAGGAGCACCTCTTCGGGCCCAGGGAAGTGGTGAGCCAGATCTTCCCTATCAAGGTATACCGGGCCGTAAAGTATGCTGGGATACGCTTCCAGAACGATCCGGGCTACTTTGTAAATGGTGGAATCTTCCCCTTCTCGGTCCCCGGCCCCTCGGGATACCTCCCCCCCACCCTGACCGTTGGGGAGAGGCTGGAGACTAACATAGCCGGGGTGAACCTGACGATAGTCCACGCCCCCGCCGAGACGACGGATATAAACTACGTCTGGCTGCCGGATAAGAAGGTGATCGTTCAGATCGGCATCTTCTACAAGTCCTTCCCCGCCATCAACACCCTCCGGGGAGCTTCGCATCGGGACCCATTGAACTACATCGCGAGCATTGACGATATGAGGACCCTGGACGCCGAGTATATGGTCCTGATCCACAGCGGCGGTGGACCAATCGTCGGCGCCGAAAACATCAGCCAGACCCTCACCAACGCCCGGGACGCCCTCCAGTACGTCCACGACCAGACGGTCCGCCTGATGAACCAGGGGCTGACCCCCGGCGAGATCATTGAGGTCCTCGAGCTGCCTCCCCACCTAGCCGAAGACCCCAATCTGCAGGAGTACTTCGGCGAGATGGATCGGGACATTTTCCAGATATTCCAGCAGTACATGGGATGGTTCACGGGCAGGAGCAGAGACATATTCCCGACATCTCCGCGGGAAGAGGCTGAGAAGATGGCATACCTCGCCGGCGGCGTCGACGGGCTGGCAGAAAAAGCGAAAGCGTCTCTCGATGAAGGTGATGTTAAATGGGCGATGATCTTCTCCGACCACGTCCTCCTCCTCGATCCTGAGAACGTCGAGGCCCGAGAGGTCAAGAACTCGTCGATGCTATACCTGGCCGAGGAGACCAAGAACGCCCAGGTGAGAAACTACATCCTCTCCGAGTACCTCGAAGAGACGGGCCAGATCAGGATCCCCATCGAACGCGGCTTCAGCCTCATGGACGAGAATATCGTCGTCTACATGCCGATGGCGACGATATTCAGGATCATGGCGGTGAGCCTCAACGCCACCAAGGCCCTGGACGAGGAGTACGCCGTCGGCCTCAGCCTCTCGGACGATTCGGAATCTGCAGAATATGCCCTGTACGTCCGGAGGGGGATCGTAGAGGTCCAGGAGGGGGTCCCCGAGGACCCGAAGTTCACCATCGACACCGACTCCCTCTCGATGAAGAACCTGGTCCTGGGAAAGCTCAACCCTGAGGAGGCGGTCGCCGGCGGAGCCGTCGAGGTGGGCGGAGCCGGGCCGGAGGAGTTCTACGGGTTCATGGACCTATTCAAGTGA
- a CDS encoding vWA domain-containing protein, with the protein MLKDADRKVIWKILAASVGVFILVYLVIVPPSEMTLESIIEDVDVNQVKHPMGHIEFLPPDLNNTLPDISKYPPQVEKITSNYIEIFSSPEKAGSGTDGWLTEVAEDFNNAGIKIDGKPVSVRLRAIPSGLGADYITSGKYMPEAYTPSNDFWGEMIISKGVDAELVEGRLVGNVAGILLTKSKKDELERKYGAINTKTIVDAVANQELAIGYTNPLASSTGLNFLISTLYAFDKSDLLSDKAVAGFESFQANIPLVAYTTLQMRDAAKSGFLEGFVLEYQTYLNDPDIRHYNFTPFGVRHDNPIYAIGELSGEESRILNEFVKFSQQEKYQNLAAKYGFNGFEEYQSEAVLVSDGVIIQAQKVWKDRKDTGRHNCAVFVVDVSGSMEGRPLNNLKRSLIDGQYYIGENNLIGLVSYSNDVNIDLPISKFDLKQRASFVGAVDELQAGGGTATFDAIAVAMKMLIDQKAAGPDKDPNLKPRIFVLSDGETNKGHSLNDIRDIVEDLGIPIYTIGYNANIKALNAISNINEAASINADTEDVIYKLSQLFNAEL; encoded by the coding sequence ATGCTCAAAGATGCCGACAGAAAAGTAATTTGGAAGATATTGGCAGCATCAGTTGGAGTATTTATCTTGGTATATTTGGTGATCGTCCCGCCATCAGAAATGACGCTGGAGTCCATCATCGAGGACGTCGATGTGAATCAAGTGAAACATCCTATGGGCCATATCGAGTTTCTCCCCCCAGACCTGAACAACACCTTGCCCGATATCTCCAAGTACCCGCCGCAGGTAGAAAAAATCACATCCAACTACATCGAAATATTTTCCTCACCAGAGAAAGCCGGCTCCGGCACCGACGGCTGGCTGACAGAGGTCGCAGAAGACTTCAACAATGCAGGAATAAAGATAGACGGCAAGCCGGTATCTGTAAGGCTCAGAGCTATCCCCTCCGGTTTAGGCGCCGATTATATCACTTCCGGCAAGTATATGCCAGAAGCCTATACGCCGTCGAATGACTTCTGGGGCGAGATGATCATCTCCAAAGGGGTCGACGCCGAGCTGGTGGAAGGAAGGCTTGTCGGCAACGTGGCCGGGATCCTCCTCACGAAGTCCAAGAAAGACGAGCTGGAGCGCAAATATGGGGCGATAAATACCAAGACAATCGTAGATGCAGTCGCGAACCAGGAACTGGCGATAGGCTACACCAATCCCCTTGCCAGCTCCACCGGGCTGAACTTCCTGATCTCGACTTTATACGCCTTCGACAAAAGCGACTTACTGAGCGATAAAGCCGTCGCAGGGTTTGAGAGCTTCCAGGCCAATATCCCCCTCGTCGCCTATACCACTCTGCAGATGAGGGATGCTGCCAAATCGGGATTTCTCGAAGGCTTCGTCCTGGAATACCAGACATATTTGAACGATCCGGATATCAGGCACTACAATTTCACCCCCTTTGGGGTGAGGCATGACAATCCGATTTATGCGATCGGCGAGCTGTCGGGAGAGGAAAGTAGGATCCTGAACGAGTTCGTCAAGTTCTCCCAACAGGAGAAGTATCAGAACCTGGCAGCTAAATATGGTTTCAACGGCTTCGAAGAATATCAATCTGAAGCTGTACTGGTCAGCGACGGTGTTATAATTCAGGCTCAAAAGGTCTGGAAAGATAGAAAAGACACTGGTAGACATAATTGTGCAGTCTTTGTGGTCGATGTCTCCGGCAGCATGGAAGGCAGGCCGCTGAATAATCTGAAGCGCTCATTGATTGATGGTCAATACTATATCGGCGAGAACAATTTGATCGGCCTGGTATCGTATTCCAATGATGTCAACATAGATCTGCCTATCTCCAAATTCGATCTGAAGCAGAGAGCTTCTTTCGTCGGAGCGGTCGATGAGCTACAGGCCGGCGGCGGAACAGCGACCTTCGATGCGATAGCTGTCGCCATGAAGATGCTCATAGATCAGAAGGCTGCAGGCCCCGATAAAGATCCAAACCTCAAACCGAGGATCTTCGTCCTCAGCGACGGTGAAACCAACAAAGGCCATTCCCTGAACGATATTAGAGATATCGTGGAGGATCTTGGAATACCCATATACACAATCGGCTACAATGCGAATATCAAGGCCCTGAATGCCATATCTAACATCAATGAGGCTGCGAGCATCAACGCCGATACCGAAGACGTGATTTATAAGCTGAGCCAGCTGTTCAACGCTGAGCTGTAG
- a CDS encoding toxic anion resistance protein, which yields MPLAMKVADEAAMEDRVQEPFTMDIPDEAAIKKEVQEQVEPAPEEVGELQALAEKNVAQILTLDLDVAPKKMHILQSIESFGGESMATSAAKNSLLQVTVGNLARDGDEGGVVARGLMELNRELRDLDPSLIDFTKTGILGKVFDPVRAYFARYQKADSAIADIIASLERGKAILRNDNTTLEIEQQALRSLTKKLMKEIQLGILMDRSIEMEIEAAKARNEDPEKVRFVAEEILFPLRQRIMDMEQMVVVNQQGVMAMEVVIRNNRELIRGVDRAKTVTISALRTSVTVAGALYHQKVALKKIEMLNDTTNGIIRGTSQMLKDQGAEIQRRSMATSISVEGMKAAFADVMEALESISTYKQEALPIMRDTINQFKELAAKGEEEIQKLEKGH from the coding sequence ATGCCATTAGCGATGAAAGTGGCCGATGAGGCGGCTATGGAAGATAGGGTCCAGGAACCTTTCACCATGGATATTCCTGATGAAGCGGCGATCAAGAAGGAGGTGCAGGAACAGGTCGAGCCGGCCCCGGAGGAGGTGGGCGAGCTTCAGGCTCTGGCGGAGAAGAACGTCGCGCAAATTCTGACCCTGGATCTCGATGTGGCTCCCAAAAAGATGCATATCCTCCAGTCGATCGAGTCCTTTGGCGGCGAGTCGATGGCGACCTCGGCCGCCAAGAACTCACTTTTGCAGGTGACCGTCGGCAACCTGGCCAGAGACGGCGATGAAGGCGGCGTGGTGGCGAGGGGCTTGATGGAGCTGAACCGGGAGCTGAGAGACCTGGACCCCAGCCTCATCGACTTCACCAAGACGGGAATTTTGGGGAAGGTCTTCGATCCGGTGAGGGCCTATTTTGCACGATACCAGAAGGCAGATTCGGCCATTGCGGACATCATCGCCTCGCTGGAGAGAGGGAAGGCGATCCTGAGAAACGACAACACCACTCTCGAGATCGAGCAGCAGGCACTGCGGAGTCTGACCAAGAAGCTGATGAAAGAGATCCAGCTCGGGATTCTGATGGACAGATCGATCGAGATGGAGATAGAGGCGGCAAAAGCCAGGAACGAAGATCCGGAGAAAGTCAGATTTGTCGCTGAAGAGATCCTCTTTCCTCTGCGGCAGCGGATTATGGATATGGAGCAGATGGTGGTGGTAAATCAGCAGGGCGTAATGGCGATGGAGGTTGTGATCAGAAATAACCGGGAGCTGATCCGCGGGGTGGATAGGGCCAAAACGGTGACCATATCGGCTTTGAGAACCTCGGTGACGGTGGCCGGCGCCCTCTATCATCAGAAGGTCGCCCTGAAGAAGATCGAAATGCTCAATGATACGACGAACGGCATCATCAGGGGCACATCTCAGATGCTGAAGGATCAGGGGGCGGAGATCCAGAGGCGATCAATGGCGACCAGCATCTCCGTCGAGGGGATGAAGGCCGCCTTCGCCGATGTGATGGAGGCCCTCGAATCCATCAGCACCTATAAGCAGGAGGCTCTGCCCATAATGCGGGATACCATAAATCAGTTCAAGGAGCTGGCGGCCAAAGGCGAAGAAGAGATCCAGAAGCTGGAGAAGGGGCATTAA
- a CDS encoding HAD family hydrolase produces MNKMAIMIALMISLMGSSSVGAGEMRSGGATAEMRFEGGFGGLWIRADSLDLGSSLPPNQKLYGIGEGSAARGDVDPLPSWNEGSAKRAILSFVSDVTSEGGPNYVAPEDRIATFDNDGTLWCEYPNYVPYLFIFDRVYDMASYHPEWNSTEPFSSILSGERTGAGSFSPGEVLEIYVATSSNMTAEEYMALARDWLDRSSHPDHGLPYTECVYKPMLELLSYLRSQGFKVYIVTGGDQDFVRAFSQEVYGIPPEQVIGSAVKHQFIEVDGNTSVVKLPEVQVVTDGRVKAEQIQQIVGLRPILAYGNSDGDIPMLKFATGGEGPSLGLLNHHDDPIREYAYDIGSSIGGLEEGLELAGEWGWEVVSMKEDWKYIF; encoded by the coding sequence ATGAATAAGATGGCCATCATGATCGCCCTCATGATATCTTTGATGGGGTCGTCATCAGTGGGGGCTGGGGAGATGCGATCGGGAGGAGCGACCGCGGAGATGCGGTTTGAGGGGGGATTTGGAGGACTGTGGATTAGAGCTGACTCGCTGGACCTCGGTTCATCCCTGCCGCCAAATCAAAAACTCTATGGGATTGGGGAGGGGTCGGCTGCCCGGGGAGATGTGGACCCCCTCCCCTCCTGGAACGAGGGGTCGGCAAAGAGGGCCATCCTCAGTTTCGTTTCAGATGTCACCTCCGAGGGCGGTCCGAACTACGTAGCCCCCGAAGATAGGATCGCCACCTTCGACAACGACGGGACTCTCTGGTGCGAGTATCCAAATTACGTCCCGTATCTCTTCATCTTCGACCGGGTCTATGATATGGCATCATATCACCCCGAGTGGAACTCCACCGAGCCTTTCAGCTCCATCCTCTCTGGCGAGCGGACCGGGGCCGGCAGCTTCAGCCCGGGGGAGGTGCTGGAGATCTACGTCGCCACCAGCTCGAATATGACCGCTGAGGAGTACATGGCTCTCGCAAGAGACTGGCTCGATAGATCCTCCCATCCGGACCATGGCCTCCCCTATACAGAATGCGTCTATAAGCCGATGCTGGAGCTCCTCAGCTATCTGAGATCCCAGGGGTTCAAGGTCTACATAGTGACGGGGGGAGATCAGGACTTCGTCCGGGCCTTCTCCCAGGAGGTGTACGGCATCCCCCCGGAGCAGGTGATCGGTTCGGCGGTCAAGCACCAGTTCATCGAAGTCGACGGCAACACCTCAGTGGTGAAGCTTCCTGAGGTCCAGGTCGTCACCGACGGCCGGGTGAAGGCGGAGCAGATCCAGCAGATCGTAGGCCTTCGCCCCATCCTCGCCTACGGCAACTCGGATGGGGATATCCCCATGCTCAAATTCGCCACTGGGGGCGAGGGTCCATCCCTGGGCCTCTTGAACCACCACGACGACCCCATCCGGGAGTACGCCTACGATATAGGCTCCTCCATCGGAGGGCTGGAGGAGGGGCTGGAGCTGGCGGGAGAGTGGGGTTGGGAGGTGGTGAGCATGAAGGAAGATTGGAAATATATTTTTTAG
- a CDS encoding citrate/2-methylcitrate synthase codes for MGAKWTRWPKDAKIEPGQLNTYGALNGPLHGGANEEVTRVLREIGSPEGVKEWYNTARSSGRKVPGFGHRVYRTYDPRARVLGPLAGMMAESNPNCDKMYSIAKRLEEEVVSDLGMEKKIFPNVDYYSGIVYHAMGVPGDLYTVLFAVSRVAGWTARVMEYLENNRIFRPRSLYVGEFDREYVPLENR; via the coding sequence ATGGGAGCAAAATGGACTCGATGGCCTAAAGATGCTAAGATCGAGCCTGGTCAGCTAAACACGTACGGGGCGCTGAACGGCCCCCTCCACGGCGGAGCTAACGAGGAGGTAACGAGGGTCCTCCGGGAGATCGGCTCCCCGGAAGGGGTGAAAGAGTGGTACAACACGGCCCGAAGTTCGGGGCGGAAGGTCCCGGGATTCGGCCACCGGGTCTACAGGACCTACGACCCTCGGGCCCGGGTCCTCGGACCCCTGGCGGGGATGATGGCGGAGTCAAACCCCAACTGCGATAAGATGTATTCGATCGCAAAGCGGCTGGAGGAGGAGGTCGTCTCGGACCTGGGGATGGAGAAGAAGATCTTCCCGAACGTCGACTACTACTCCGGCATCGTCTACCACGCCATGGGGGTCCCCGGCGACCTCTACACCGTCCTCTTCGCCGTCAGCCGGGTGGCGGGGTGGACCGCGAGGGTGATGGAGTACCTCGAGAACAACCGGATCTTCAGGCCCCGGTCCCTCTACGTCGGGGAGTTCGACCGGGAGTACGTACCGCTGGAGAACCGATAG